Below is a genomic region from Oreochromis niloticus isolate F11D_XX linkage group LG13, O_niloticus_UMD_NMBU, whole genome shotgun sequence.
TGAGGCATGCAGCAACGCTtgtatgaaaataataataataataatgataagttTGCCCAGAGGCAAGTCAAATATCTGGGTTATtatctcaaaatttcaagtCACTGGCTCAAACTTCTGAGCAAGCCAAATTTTTGAGATAGCCTGGAAATTTAACTTATGGATAACATTTTGTTACTGGTGGAAACAAGCTTCTATAGGGAAAGGGCACAAAAACCTGAGATTTTAAAAGCTCAGTAGTAACTCAGTGGTTAGTAGCCATActcaggaattttttttttttttttttttttaaatcaatgtaTCTCTTTTGTGACTGACACAGCACTTACCAACCATTTACTAGTGCTATTGTAATCATAGATAGGCTGAATTagtgatatatttttatatattatatacaaGTGCTTTTCAaaagcttattttattttttgtacagTATAGGTAAACTGATACTTTTAAGTGAAACTGTTACAATCtaaaagtaaaatatattttatttcccATAATTTGAAACATATCAATAAAACCAGATGTTTTAGATTTAGTCCATACTATTAGAAGGATAAAATTGCATGTTAATCAATGTATGTCATCAGCGTTCATTAACTTCTATGTTCATTTTATCTTTATCTTCATTATATTACAAAATGTGCCAATTTTTAAGTAAAACAACCTTCACACCACATAGTGATTCTGCCTTTTGTTTGATTTCCACCCACCCTTCTTCTACTGCCCCTATGGGTTTTTTCCAGTAAAAAGACCAGAACAGCTCTCCTGGGACACATCCAGGAAGCATCATTTCACACAGAGGAGCTGAGCCCTTTATAAATTGCACAACTCCTCACCCCATTTCAAAGTGTGAGCCCCACTACATGCAACAAGACAACAGAAAACTACAGGACTTGGAAACTATTTACAGCTTTGGAAGGTGGAACAAAGAGGATAAACACAACATTAGGCAACTGGTTTATTTTGGTGGCTAAACAGTCGATACTATTCACAAAAATCTGCATACGCCCTTTCAATGTGGcagaacagaaaaatgacacTATTATGGTGGGCAGACATGAACTGCATCACCCATCAGTATCCAATTCAGTTCCTGAGTTATGGAGTTGAAAAGTAGCAAGAAAAAGGGCATGATGTCAGAAAATCATCCTGTGTGAAGACAGTCACTGAAAACGTGATATACAGTAATGTTTCTGAACGTCAGCAAGCATTAAAACTAACACATTTTAACTAATGCTTCAAAGCATAAGCTCCATTCCTTCAAAATTCTCACTatgaaaatctgtttttttactTCAGACATCTACAGGATAAAATAATACGGGGGGGATACCTGAAACCAAGTTACACAATGTTTATCCCGTCTCAGCACAGGACACAATTCAATCATAAATCAGTGTACACTGCAAagtgtttacaaaaaaaaaaaaaaaaaaggacagaaaaTGACTATAACGATTATTGAGTAAATTGTTTATGTTGGACAAACATTTGGAAATGCATTAATCCACCAACtacatagatatatatatatttcttaaaGTCTGTACattaaaagtaaatacaaaaaaaaggagaaataaaacCTGTTTCAAGCTGGAACAGCTTAAAATGAGTATGCTCGAGTCACTCATTTGTACCATCGCACTCATTTGTTACTGGCTGCTGGTTctccacacaaaaaaaaaaaattaaaaaaaaaaaaaaggcatctcGTCCGATTGTAAAATAGTTTCAATTTTTGCAGCTACTGCATCAGGAGACGTTCAGTCAGAGTCGCACTCAAGCTGTTCTCTGTGTTTCATCTCCAAAAACTTTGCCATGTGCTCCAGTCGTGACGAACCTCGGTATATCCACTCCTTATGTTCACTCTCCTATGAGAAAAAGACTTAATTAATAAAGCAACTAAGTAAGTAATTAAAGGAAAAGAACTGGCATCAGATCCTAGTAGATGCAACTATgctatcaatttcaaaatcctacttCATCTTGTTTTCAAGTCATCTAATTCATGTGATTTTCTGAAAACTTAACCTCCGCCCTTTAGCTAGTGGTCACTAAGATTCTTATTTGTCACTGATTTTTAGCAGACGCACCTATGGCATCAATTTTAAGTTTCTATGTATATAAGAAATTGAAATAGCAATACAAGTATTGCCTACAGCAGTGATAAATTCTTTTATTTCTGCCTTgaaaaaaagcatattgatGCAGACGTTTGTAAGAATGTGCCAATCATCTACAAACAGATGCCACAAATATCAAATATTTTTCCACTAAGACACTGACTAAATATTTTCAACAAATTCTCAAGCTTGAACTTTTGCTTTGAAGGAGAACACAGACCCAGTTTCTCCCATGTTTGAATAGTTGAACAGTGTttgcatcttccatgcaaactactggCGACTACAGCATCTTTGCAAATCCAAGGATACAGTGACCAATTTCATCTAGCAACCTCCAGAAACCACTCACCAACCAGCTGCAGAATACACATCTCTCCTTAGCGAACCAAAGAACAGTTTCTAAGCCTGCAAGATCAGAGTTAAAGCAATCGATTTCACAGCCTGCCAGCAACCATCTGCCAACCGGTTGGGGAATACATGCTTTTTCCTAGCGATCAGCGGTTGCTAGATCATCGACCGATCTcaaggcctgtgtgactggagCCACTCCGTCTCCAATGTCAGTGTCTGAACTTTTTCTATTATACCTTGTATAAAACTTACAATTTACCTTAAAAAATTACCTGTGACTGCTTTGTGTTAGTATTGTTCTAAATTCATAAATGTTATAAAATTCAGCTGAAAATCAATTATAaaaattttaaactaaaagATAAATGAAATACTGACCTGAAAGACAACCTGCATTAAGCTGCAGTCAATAATCTGCACTTCACACTTTTGCAGGACTCCGTTCAATTCAGCATTAAGGGTCTGTCCAAGCCTGTACTGGGTTAACTGAGGGTACGGCCACTTCTTCAGGTAATGTTCTATGAAGTCTTTGTGAGGGCCCTCTGGAATGTCATCTGCAACGTTTTCCActttcaaacaaaagaaaaaaaaaagaaaaaaaaaaagaaagaaaaagttggTTACTCATTTTATGTGTCTAAGAGCTGTACAGTCAGTAAATGAAAACACTTGACAGGATTTCTGAGTATATGAATATGAAACCCCCCAAAGTATAAAAACAATTCAACTTACAAGGTTTCCAAACCAAATGAATTAAAGGTAAGCCAACATAGACCGGCGTGTGATCATCCAAAAAGATCAAGAACCTGGAATTGTAAAATGTATTAGCATCAAGTCAAACTTCCAGTGTTAGCAGTTCCTAACAGAAAATCTTGGCTAAACAGTCAAATCTGATTGCACAGCACGCTATAAATTAATTGGGTCGACCATTGCAGGCATCACACAAAGAAACCATCAGTGATGCAATTAAGTTTATCTAAAGTTACAAAGTGACGTGTATTTTCTTAACcaaatacatgaaaatgataaaaaaaaaaaaaaatggtactaaaaatataaatgtttttagtAATATTACAATATTACTCCAATGTGCCAAAAGGGTACACAAAATTTTTGTAGCGATTTTAATCATAAAATTGAAATAAACACCTTAAGCGGTTCTTTCTGCTGGGGAGCTCGCCTACGACACCAGGCTGGAACCGGTACTTGTTATCTTGACACTGAACCACCACACGGCCACCAACATACAGCTGCTCCACCTTTGCTGTGGTGTCAAAAGCAACGTGGTGTCCAGATACTAGACTCTTCCCTTTTTCTTCAAAACTGACTTTGTATTTCAACCGTCCGTCTTctgcaaaaagagagagaaaaaaaaagagaccaattttcacttcagttttatcaatttattttaGTTCATCATCTCTTAACATTTTTGCCTaaaatttggtttaaaaaaaatattttcagaaaaGCAAAACTTTGAAACTTCTTTCTGCACTCAGCTCACTGTGCCTACCTTGCTTCAACTGGCATCTAATCTCAtcatgtcacatgtttttaaaatcagCCAAATGAGAGCAAATGCACTTTACTCTTGCTATTTAAGGACAGGCAATCAAATTTCAGGTGCACTGCTTCCACCTTGTGGTGGTAGTGGTGCCTTACATATACCCAGCcaccagaaaaacaaaatatacaaaagtTGTCTTTTCCAAACTCATTCACTGCCATTAATGTGCAGTGTTGTTCTTATGTCTAAGGAAAATGATGCtgtgacaagaaaaaaaaaaaaaaaagagctttcaATTTCTTCTGAGCATAAGATGAATCGCATTTTTGCTGGGCCTAGAGTAAAAACCTCAAAAACATTCACaaaaagagaggagagagaaaaggacaaaacacaTCAGAAGATATTTAAAATCTCTAGATCATCTGAAACTAAATACAATTAACAGTTAGCAAttactttcagccttttctaacgcaggattttgaagaaactctttTCAATGCATGAATTCTTTCAAACATTACTGTGATATCTGGCAGAATTTTCTCTTACCCCTTGTAACTATCTCGACTATTTTCCCCCGTTGCCACCTCATAGGTCTTCTCCTAGCCAGAACTACCATGTTCAATTTGAGTTCTGCCTTTGGTGCCTCAGGTCGGGCAGTTATTATTTCCTTGGAGGAATGGCCAAACACTGATGATATTATAACAGGAGCCACATCTGCCGCTGTGGGGGGGGAGAACACAAGGGTTTTAAATTCTTTAAACCACTGCTGTTCATCTGTAAAGAGAAGTTACGCTAATTTTATGGCGTCTGTGACCTTACCATTGGTGCTGGTGCTCGCAGGTGAAGCAGGTGGTGGTGTTCTGTCGCTCTCACTGCATTTGTTCATTCCTGCAGGTTTCTGTGTACTGTTAGAGGGTGAAAAATCTGAATCACTGGAATCAACTTCTGGCTCCCACTGCATATCTGAATCAGAGCTGCTGAGAGACTCATCTTCACTGTAGAACTGCTGAGGTGTTGGTGGTCGCAGAGACCTGACCTTATATTCAGGAAGTCTAGTCAACACTACCACTGGCTTTTTAAATGGTCTGGGACAGTCCAAGCCGTTTTGGCatagtttcctctttctggcagtTTCATTTACACAGCAAACTGAGTCATTTGGAGATTCAAACGTATGTTctgcaaagaaaaacataagTGTAAAATGTGATGTGCAattaagacaaaaaacaaaaacaaaaaacaaaatcaaaactaaactaaaacaacgtcttgatgcattctcaatcatccaagtaaatctccaaaagt
It encodes:
- the LOC102075851 gene encoding histone-lysine N-methyltransferase SETDB1-B: MAMIMTVDQLETKTLLLQESLKTEEDLLDYECEDEKHTFESPNDSVCCVNETARKRKLCQNGLDCPRPFKKPVVVLTRLPEYKVRSLRPPTPQQFYSEDESLSSSDSDMQWEPEVDSSDSDFSPSNSTQKPAGMNKCSESDRTPPPASPASTSTNAADVAPVIISSVFGHSSKEIITARPEAPKAELKLNMVVLARRRPMRWQRGKIVEIVTREDGRLKYKVSFEEKGKSLVSGHHVAFDTTAKVEQLYVGGRVVVQCQDNKYRFQPGVVGELPSRKNRLRFLIFLDDHTPVYVGLPLIHLVWKPLENVADDIPEGPHKDFIEHYLKKWPYPQLTQYRLGQTLNAELNGVLQKCEVQIIDCSLMQVVFQESEHKEWIYRGSSRLEHMAKFLEMKHREQLECDSD